The Theileria annulata chromosome 3, complete sequence, *** SEQUENCING IN PROGRESS *** genome has a segment encoding these proteins:
- a CDS encoding 60S ribosomal protein l25, putative: protein MAASSSEASKSDKTKKALLASRSVKKSTTVKKVKTRRNTHFFRGRTLSLKRTPKFEKRVKTAYTKKLDKFSIVRYPLTTESAMKMIEELNTLVFVVDPRANKAKVAKAVSQLYDITPVHVNTLIRPDGQKKAFVRLSADQDALDVANKIGII from the exons ATGGCGGCAAGTTCATCAGAAg CTTCCAAGTCTGACAAGACTAAAAAGGCATTACTCGCCTCCAGAAGTGTTAAGAAGTCAACTACGGTTAAGAAGGTCAAAACCAGAAGGAATACCCACTTCTTTAG agGACGAACTCTCTCCCTTAAGAGAACACCCAAGTTTGAAAAGAGAGTGAAAACAGCATATACGAAAAAATTGGACAAGTTCTCAATAGTGAGGTACCCCTTGACAACCGAGTCAGCAATGAAGATGATCGAGGAACTAAACACACTGGTTTTCGTAGTAGACCCCAGAGCAAACAAAGCTAAGGTCGCAAAGGCAGTTTCCCAATTATATGATATAACTCCAGTCCACGTTAACACGCTTATCAG GCCCGATGGTCAGAAAAAGGCCTTCGTGAGATTATCAGCAGACCAGGATGCACTTGATGTTGCTAACAAAATtggaataatttaa